The following coding sequences are from one Primulina eburnea isolate SZY01 chromosome 15, ASM2296580v1, whole genome shotgun sequence window:
- the LOC140813755 gene encoding E3 ubiquitin-protein ligase RMA3-like isoform X3 — translation MKFDSPAMNFGSEGNGLLKQKMNSVSATALENVNGCFDCNICLDSSNEPVVTLCGHLYCWPCIYKWLQVQNMSPDSDGQPKCPVCKSYISTSSMVPLYGRGTSSASKFEAKKRSQLDLAIPQRPQAIGTNAVLATATSAISDPNQLNHSNPFRPQNRTFHQHQYFTQPFGNYTATNIFSPTINMETVARG, via the exons ATGAAG TTTGATTCCCCTGCCATGAATTTTGGATCCGAGGGGAATGGTTTGCTCAAACAAAAAATGAATTCTGTATCAGCAACAGCTTTAGAAAATGTAAATGGATGCTTTGATTGCAACATTTGTTTAGATTCATCCAACGAACCTGTAGTCACACTTTGCGGACATCTATACTGTTGGCCATGCATTTACAAATGGCTTCAGGTTCAAAACATGTCACCTGATTCAGATGGGCAACCTAAATGTCCAGTTTGTAAATCTTACATCTCTACCTCGTCAATGGTTCCCCTGTATGGTCGTGGTACATCCTCGGCATCCAAGTTTGAAGCCAAGAAACGTTCACAACTGGACTTGGCCATACCCCAGAGACCACAGGCAATCGGGACAAATGCCGTGCTTGCCACTGCAACATCAGCGATTTCGGATCCAAATCAGCTGAACCATTCGAACCCATTTCGGCCACAGAACCGAACATTTCATCAACATCAGTATTTTACCCAACCGTTTGGTAATTATACCGCAACAAATATCTTCAGTCCAACCATTAACATG GAAACGGTAGCCCGAGGATGA
- the LOC140815200 gene encoding CBS domain-containing protein CBSX5-like: MAGRLLGYEVADLCLGKPPLRSLSAGATVADALTVLKTSGDNFISVWSCDHRSNKRNLECVCVGKVCMVDIVCYLCEEDNMCSPGLALKSPVSLLLSKDQGSVKHVEPSSSLLETIDLILQGAQNLVVPIKSNTTTYSSKRKQLQKSSSLSICPTTHNGQEFCWLTQEDVIRFILSSIGLLSPIPTLSIDTLGIISHEFLAVNYHSPASSVMGAISKSLLEQTSVAILDDDRILIGELSPFALTSCDETLAAAITTLSAGELMAYIDCGGPQEEILRVVQARLKERKLEAMLEEFMTDSDSVNAFSSSSSDEDLPSPTTTLSRSGRYSRSSSYSARMVRPAEAIVCHPGSSLVAVMIQAIAHRVNYVWVIEDDSSVVGIVTFANMLNIFRHNFDFTL; encoded by the exons ATGGCAGGTCGTTTATTGGGCTATGAGGTGGCCGATCTATGCCTTGGAAAGCCGCCGCTCCGATCCCTCTCCGCCGGCGCAACAGTCGCCGACGCACTCACCGTCTTAAAGACCTCGGGGGACAACTTCATAAGCGTCTGGAGTTGTGACCACCGCTCGAATAAGAGAAATCTGGAGTGCGTTTGTGTGGGGAAAGTGTGCATGGTGGATATAGTTTGCTATCTTTGTGAAGAAGATAATATGTGTTCGCCGGGTTTGGCTTTGAAATCTCCGGTCTCTCTCTTGCTGTCAAAAGATCAGGGCTCGGTGAAACACGTGGAACCTTCTTCCAG TTTACTTGAAACCATCGATCTGATCCTCCAAGGTGCCCAGAATCTTGTTGTCCCCATAAAGAGCAACACCACAACCTATTCATCAAAGAGAAaacaactccaaaaatcatcaTCATTATCAATCTGTCCAACAACTCACAACGGCCAAGAATTTTGCTGGTTAACACAAGAAGATGTGATCCGGTTCATCCTTAGTTCAATTGGCCTACTTTCTCCCATTCCCACCCTCTCCATCGATACCCTCGGCATTATCAGCCACGAATTCTTGGCAGTAAACTACCATTCCCCTGCCTCATCGGTAATGGGGGCCATTTCCAAATCCTTGCTCGAACAAACCTCGGTGGCAATACTCGACGATGATCGGATCTTGATCGGTGAATTATCACCCTTCGCCCTTACCAGTTGTGACGAAACTCTGGCGGCAGCCATTACAACTCTCTCGGCCGGTGAACTCATGGCATACATAGACTGTGGCGGCCCACAGGAGGAAATTCTGAGGGTTGTGCAGGCGAGATTGAAGGAGAGAAAACTCGAGGCCATGCTCGAAGAATTCATGACTGATTCGGATAGTGTCAATGCCTTTAGTTCATCTTCCTCTGATGAGGATCTACCATCCCCCACCACGACATTGTCAAGGTCGGGCCGGTATAGCAGGTCTAGCAGCTATTCAGCCCGGATGGTGAGACCGGCTGAGGCCATCGTGTGCCATCCAGGAAGTTCTTTGGTTGCAGTGATGATCCAGGCCATCGCACATAGGGTGAATTACGTTTGGGTGATTGAAGATGACTCCAGCGTTGTTGGGATCGTGACATTCGCCAACATGTTGAACATCTTTCGCCATAATTTTGATTTTACACTATGA
- the LOC140813755 gene encoding E3 ubiquitin-protein ligase RMA1H1-like isoform X1, whose amino-acid sequence MKFDSPAMNFGSEGNGLLKQKMNSVSATALENVNGCFDCNICLDSSNEPVVTLCGHLYCWPCIYKWLQVQNMSPDSDGQPKCPVCKSYISTSSMVPLYGRGTSSASKFEAKKRSQLDLAIPQRPQAIGTNAVLATATSAISDPNQLNHSNPFRPQNRTFHQHQYFTQPFGNYTATNIFSPTINMVSEMVFARMFGSPDSGLFAHPYSNSYHFPGNGSPRMRRQEMQLDKSLNRVSIFLFCCIVLCLVLF is encoded by the exons ATGAAG TTTGATTCCCCTGCCATGAATTTTGGATCCGAGGGGAATGGTTTGCTCAAACAAAAAATGAATTCTGTATCAGCAACAGCTTTAGAAAATGTAAATGGATGCTTTGATTGCAACATTTGTTTAGATTCATCCAACGAACCTGTAGTCACACTTTGCGGACATCTATACTGTTGGCCATGCATTTACAAATGGCTTCAGGTTCAAAACATGTCACCTGATTCAGATGGGCAACCTAAATGTCCAGTTTGTAAATCTTACATCTCTACCTCGTCAATGGTTCCCCTGTATGGTCGTGGTACATCCTCGGCATCCAAGTTTGAAGCCAAGAAACGTTCACAACTGGACTTGGCCATACCCCAGAGACCACAGGCAATCGGGACAAATGCCGTGCTTGCCACTGCAACATCAGCGATTTCGGATCCAAATCAGCTGAACCATTCGAACCCATTTCGGCCACAGAACCGAACATTTCATCAACATCAGTATTTTACCCAACCGTTTGGTAATTATACCGCAACAAATATCTTCAGTCCAACCATTAACATGGTTAGTGAAATGGTGTTTGCCAGAATGTTTGGGAGCCCAGACTCTGGTTTGTTTGCTCATCCATATTCCAATTCTTACCACTTTCCAGGAAACGGTAGCCCGAGGATGAGGAGGCAAGAAATGCAGTTGGACAAGTCACTTAACAGAGTATCCATCTTCCTTTTCTGCTGCATTGTTCTGTGCCTTGTCCTTTTTTAG
- the LOC140813754 gene encoding pentatricopeptide repeat-containing protein At4g21705, mitochondrial-like, with amino-acid sequence MSTFVALCLIFTALYALGNPSNKALCLLRLNPTHFWEKKKKKKLATILTDDHYHMFNAVKGPILLSARSRYLVAFGKTLSFKIHCCSIATASAAHENAPKYSASRYRNLFSRISHVGEGREIVQALDQWVAEGGKAHSREILRAIRDLRSHKRFSHALQISEWISSNKAFTFSPGDRAVHLDLIGAVCGSQAAERYFDNLSEQERDEKTYGALLNSYAREGLLMKTLLHMQKMKDKGYASSSLAYNNLMALYKKAGELEKIPEVLSEMKTNGVAPNNFSYRICINSFGERSDLIGMGKLLDEIESQPDISIDWATYSIVAYQFIKANDKEKALTYMKKLEAKIHGDAMGYNHLISLYAHLGDKDEMMRLWISQKIACKKQINRDYITMISSLVKLGDFETAEALVEHWDSSCRYYDFRVPNILLIWYCQKGLVMKAEAMLRNIVQKGKKPTPNSWSIVSAGYLNFNNMAKAFECMKEALSVIERNMKWMPKPVEIATILEWLGDNGEFEQVEDFVQSLRTVIPVSKHMYDALIKANTRVGGDSGWILNRMKMDDIEADEETRKMLSSTVMMTKAD; translated from the exons ATGTCCACATTCGTTGCGCTATGTTTGATTTTCACGGCACTTTACGCTTTGGGAAATCCTTCTAATAAAGCACTTTGTCTACTACGCTTAAACCCTACACACTTTTGggagaaaaaaaagaagaaaaagctTGCAACCATTCTCACAGACGATCACTATCACATGTTCAACGCCGTAAAGGGACCGATTTTACTGTCTGCACGCTCCAGATATCTTGTTGCTTTTGGAAAAACCTTGTCTTTCAAAATCCACTGCTGCTCCATTGCTACAGCTTCTGCGGCCCATGAAAATGCTCCAAAATACTCGGCATCAAGATACAGAAATTTGTTTTCAAGAATTAGCCATGTCGGAGAGGGTCGCGAAATTGTTCAGGCTCTCGATCAATGGGTAGCAGAGGGAGGAAAGGCACATAGCCGTGAAATATTGCGCGCTATTAGAGATCTTCGAAGCCACAAGCGTTTTTCTCACGCACTTCAG ATTTCTGAGTGGATTAGTTCTAATAAGGCATTTACATTTTCTCCTGGCGATCGTGCTGTGCATTTGGATTTGATTGGCGCGGTATGTGGATCTCAAGCTGCAGAAAGATATTTTGACAACCTGAGTGAACAAGAGAGAGATGAAAAAACATATGGTGCTCTCTTGAATTCTTATGCCAGAGAAGGACTCTTGATGAAAACACTTCTCCACATGCAGAAAATGAAAGATAAAGGATATGCTTCATCATCTCTTGCTTACAACAATCTCATGGCACTCTACAAAAAGGCAGGTGAGCTTGAAAAAATCCCCGAGGTTCTCTCAGAAATGAAAACGAATGGTGTTGCTCCTAACAATTTTAGTTACAGAATATGCATAAATTCATTTGGCGAGAGATCTGATCTTATTGGCATGGGGAAGCTACTAGATGAGATTGAATCTCAGCCTGACATATCCATTGATTGGGCTACTTATTCAATAGTGGCCTATCAGTTCATTAAAGCTAATGACAAGGAGAAAGCGCTAACTTACATGAAGAAGTTGGAAGCAAAGATTCATGGAGATGCGATGGGCTACAATCATTTGATTTCGCTTTATGCACATCTCGGGGACAAGGATGAAATGATGAGATTGTGGATTTCGCAAAAAATTGCTTGTAAAAAGCAAATTAACAGAGACTACATTACCATGATAAGTTCTCTAGTGAAACTTGGTGATTTCGAAACAGCGGAGGCATTGGTAGAACATTGGGATTCTTCTTGCCGCTACTATGACTTCAGAGTACCTAATATACTTCTTATTTGGTATTGTCAGAAGGGTCTTGTTATGAAGGCTGAAGCGATGCTTCGAAATATTGTGCAGAAGGGAAAAAAACCAACCCCTAACAGTTGGTCCATTGTTTCCGCTGGATATCTAAATTTTAACAATATGGCAAAGGCATTTGAATGCATGAAGGAAGCTTTGTCGGTAATAGAAAGAAACATGAAATGGATGCCAAAACCTGTTGAAATCGCAACTATATTAGAATGGCTAGGTGATAATGGTGAATTTGAACAGGTAGAAGATTTTGTTCAGTCACTGAGGACTGTGATTCCTGTAAGTAAGCATATGTATGATGCCTTAATAAAGGCAAACACCAGGGTCGGAGGAGATTCAGGGTGGATTTTGAATAGAATGAAGATGGACGATATAGAGGCAGATGAAGAAACACGAAAAATGCTCAGCTCAACGGTAATGATGACAAAGGCTGATTGA
- the LOC140813736 gene encoding putative nuclear RNA export factor SDE5 isoform X1, translating to MKLEVPSSSSLYTDDDQNNLNYLLEAFGSVVSLEDIASAYCQAGRDIDITTDILSSKPDNTVGSSTSKNLESTECAASVYSGCSSDDPSEKAIVARLKLKRSSASMGTVSCVIGREYISPKPQPNESHENHKPVKLNSDDFPVSEIWKENEVLETTSRGESMNHDMEEFLFKMLGKGFQMDMSVIHDVVGQCGYDMQTSVDKLLELSASTLEKSDDVVCMAAGNKMEIDVDLESMQSNGKSINSCSVSTTELTLPHGGKKNNDVQREVLNSLFRVPGKIEEKPESARPVRLQTRRSPYGQVVTKPLEETLIGDFTFITRQPVNNRDDEGNNDEYEELRKAVIEYWTTMKDYYRAAVDAFTNKDNEKAQKFLEKGHFFMKKARESDEKSAQKLIGNSSNGQEELLLNMHYFDPKDAVKHLRIQLTSWSGLPSLSCLKVVVGTNGEDTKEGRRKRLITKLLEKEGIPWTEEGNGWILSIRIDQIDPKKLSFANK from the exons ATGAAACTAGAAGTGCCTTCTTCCAGTTCTTTGTACACTGATGATGACCAGAACAATCTGAACTATTTACTTGAAGCTTTTGGTTCTGTGGTTTCTCTCGAGGACATTGCTTCTGCTTATTGTCAAGCTGGTAGAGACATAGACATTACTACTGATATACTCTCTAGCAAGCCGGACAACACTGTTGGCTCTTCTACTTCGAAGAACCTGGAATCCACGGAGTGTGCGGCTAGTGTATATTCTGGATGTTCATCAGACGACCCCTCAGAAAAAGCTATTGTTGCTAGATTGAAGCTAAAAAGGAGTTCAGCATCAATGGGAACTGTGTCTTGTGTGATTGGAAGGGAATATATTTCCCCTAAACCTCAACCTAATGAATCACATGAGAATCACAAACCAGTTAAATTGAATTCAGATGATTTTCCGGTTTCTGAGATCTGGAAAGAGAACGAGGTGTTAGAGACGACATCAAGAGGTGAATCCATGAACCATGACATGGAAGAATTTCTCTTTAAAATGCTTGGAAAAGGATTCCAGATGGACATGAGTGTAATCCATGACGTTGTTG GTCAATGTGGATACGACATGCAAACA AGTGTTGATAAACTTCTCGAGCTTTCTGCATCGACCCTAGAGAAGAGTGACGATGTTGTTTGCATGGCTGCTGGAAAT AAGATGGAGATTGATGTAGACCTGGAGTCCATGCAATCTAATGGGAAATCGATTAATAGTTGTTCTGTGAG TACAACTGAATTGACTCTACCTCATGGAGGGAAGAAAAATAATGATGTCCAAAGAGAAGTTCTAAATTCACTATTCAGGGTGCCTGGCAAAATTGAAGAAAAACCAGAGTCTGCTCGACCAGTTAGACTGCAAACTCGGCGATCACCATATGGTCAGGTCGTGACCAAACCATTGGAGGAAACACTTATTGGAGATTTTACTTTTATCACAAGACAACCTGTCAATAACAGAG ATGATGAAGGAAACAatgatgaatatgaagaatTGCGCAAAGCTGTTATAGAGTATTGGACGACAATGAAAGATTACTATAGAGCT GCTGTTGATGCCTTCACAAACAAGGATAACGAAAAAGCACAAAAATTTCTGGAAAAG GGTCACTTTTTTATGAAGAAAGCTCGAGAATCAGATGAAAAATCTGCCCAAAAACTTATTGGGAACAG CAGTAATGGACAAGAAGAATTATTGCTCAACATGCATTATTTTGACCCAAAAGACGCTGTGAAGCATCTTAGAATTCAATTGACTTCTTGGAGTGGCCTGCCAT CTTTATCTTGCCTGAAAGTTGTAGTTGGAACCAATGGGGAAGACACCAAAGAAGGGCGGAGGAAACGCCTG ATTACCAAGCTTCTGGAGAAGGAGGGGATTCCATGGACTGAAGAAGGGAATGGCTGGATACTTTCAATCCGAATAGACCAGATTGATCCAAAGAAATTAAGCTTTGCTAATAAATAA
- the LOC140813755 gene encoding E3 ubiquitin-protein ligase RMA1H1-like isoform X2 — translation MNFGSEGNGLLKQKMNSVSATALENVNGCFDCNICLDSSNEPVVTLCGHLYCWPCIYKWLQVQNMSPDSDGQPKCPVCKSYISTSSMVPLYGRGTSSASKFEAKKRSQLDLAIPQRPQAIGTNAVLATATSAISDPNQLNHSNPFRPQNRTFHQHQYFTQPFGNYTATNIFSPTINMVSEMVFARMFGSPDSGLFAHPYSNSYHFPGNGSPRMRRQEMQLDKSLNRVSIFLFCCIVLCLVLF, via the coding sequence ATGAATTTTGGATCCGAGGGGAATGGTTTGCTCAAACAAAAAATGAATTCTGTATCAGCAACAGCTTTAGAAAATGTAAATGGATGCTTTGATTGCAACATTTGTTTAGATTCATCCAACGAACCTGTAGTCACACTTTGCGGACATCTATACTGTTGGCCATGCATTTACAAATGGCTTCAGGTTCAAAACATGTCACCTGATTCAGATGGGCAACCTAAATGTCCAGTTTGTAAATCTTACATCTCTACCTCGTCAATGGTTCCCCTGTATGGTCGTGGTACATCCTCGGCATCCAAGTTTGAAGCCAAGAAACGTTCACAACTGGACTTGGCCATACCCCAGAGACCACAGGCAATCGGGACAAATGCCGTGCTTGCCACTGCAACATCAGCGATTTCGGATCCAAATCAGCTGAACCATTCGAACCCATTTCGGCCACAGAACCGAACATTTCATCAACATCAGTATTTTACCCAACCGTTTGGTAATTATACCGCAACAAATATCTTCAGTCCAACCATTAACATGGTTAGTGAAATGGTGTTTGCCAGAATGTTTGGGAGCCCAGACTCTGGTTTGTTTGCTCATCCATATTCCAATTCTTACCACTTTCCAGGAAACGGTAGCCCGAGGATGAGGAGGCAAGAAATGCAGTTGGACAAGTCACTTAACAGAGTATCCATCTTCCTTTTCTGCTGCATTGTTCTGTGCCTTGTCCTTTTTTAG
- the LOC140815682 gene encoding uncharacterized protein — protein KTRPLAYGRKRRVASKKRASEVGIAVRLLLFCSKERNGSSLKPHFRFLPPPSLVLIVSANSDNNMGFGDRGIIGDKWSSKILWLCAIGSAIGLYMVAVERQLQNREKMMSQSLRDADAGK, from the exons aaaactcGACCCTTGGCGTATGGAAGAAAAAGGCGCGTTGCTTCGAAAAAACGCGCTAGTGAAGTCGGAATCGCAGTGCGACTTTTGCTATTCTGCTCCAAGGAACGGAATGGCTCTTCCCTAAAACCCCATTTCAGATTTCTGCCTCCACCATCGCTGGTTCTCATCGTGTCCGCTAACAGCGAC AATAATATGGGATTCGGAGACCGAGGAATCATTGGTGACAAATGGTCGTCCAAGATCCTTTGGCTTTGTGCAATTGGAAGTGCTATTG GTCTTTATATGGTAGCTGTTGAAAGACAACTTCAAAATAGGGAGAAAATGATGTCCCAATCCTTGAGGGATGCAGACGCCGGGAAATAA
- the LOC140813736 gene encoding putative nuclear RNA export factor SDE5 isoform X2 — protein sequence MKLEVPSSSSLYTDDDQNNLNYLLEAFGSVVSLEDIASAYCQAGRDIDITTDILSSKPDNTVGSSTSKNLESTECAASVYSGCSSDDPSEKAIVARLKLKRSSASMGTVSCVIGREYISPKPQPNESHENHKPVKLNSDDFPVSEIWKENEVLETTSRGESMNHDMEEFLFKMLGKGFQMDMSVIHDVVGQCGYDMQTSVDKLLELSASTLEKSDDVVCMAAGNKMEIDVDLESMQSNGKSINSCSVSTTELTLPHGGKKNNDVQREVLNSLFRVPGKIEEKPESARPVRLQTRRSPYGQVVTKPLEETLIGDFTFITRQPVNNRDDEGNNDEYEELRKAVIEYWTTMKDYYRAAVDAFTNKDNEKAQKFLEKGHFFMKKARESDEKSAQKLIGNSNGQEELLLNMHYFDPKDAVKHLRIQLTSWSGLPSLSCLKVVVGTNGEDTKEGRRKRLITKLLEKEGIPWTEEGNGWILSIRIDQIDPKKLSFANK from the exons ATGAAACTAGAAGTGCCTTCTTCCAGTTCTTTGTACACTGATGATGACCAGAACAATCTGAACTATTTACTTGAAGCTTTTGGTTCTGTGGTTTCTCTCGAGGACATTGCTTCTGCTTATTGTCAAGCTGGTAGAGACATAGACATTACTACTGATATACTCTCTAGCAAGCCGGACAACACTGTTGGCTCTTCTACTTCGAAGAACCTGGAATCCACGGAGTGTGCGGCTAGTGTATATTCTGGATGTTCATCAGACGACCCCTCAGAAAAAGCTATTGTTGCTAGATTGAAGCTAAAAAGGAGTTCAGCATCAATGGGAACTGTGTCTTGTGTGATTGGAAGGGAATATATTTCCCCTAAACCTCAACCTAATGAATCACATGAGAATCACAAACCAGTTAAATTGAATTCAGATGATTTTCCGGTTTCTGAGATCTGGAAAGAGAACGAGGTGTTAGAGACGACATCAAGAGGTGAATCCATGAACCATGACATGGAAGAATTTCTCTTTAAAATGCTTGGAAAAGGATTCCAGATGGACATGAGTGTAATCCATGACGTTGTTG GTCAATGTGGATACGACATGCAAACA AGTGTTGATAAACTTCTCGAGCTTTCTGCATCGACCCTAGAGAAGAGTGACGATGTTGTTTGCATGGCTGCTGGAAAT AAGATGGAGATTGATGTAGACCTGGAGTCCATGCAATCTAATGGGAAATCGATTAATAGTTGTTCTGTGAG TACAACTGAATTGACTCTACCTCATGGAGGGAAGAAAAATAATGATGTCCAAAGAGAAGTTCTAAATTCACTATTCAGGGTGCCTGGCAAAATTGAAGAAAAACCAGAGTCTGCTCGACCAGTTAGACTGCAAACTCGGCGATCACCATATGGTCAGGTCGTGACCAAACCATTGGAGGAAACACTTATTGGAGATTTTACTTTTATCACAAGACAACCTGTCAATAACAGAG ATGATGAAGGAAACAatgatgaatatgaagaatTGCGCAAAGCTGTTATAGAGTATTGGACGACAATGAAAGATTACTATAGAGCT GCTGTTGATGCCTTCACAAACAAGGATAACGAAAAAGCACAAAAATTTCTGGAAAAG GGTCACTTTTTTATGAAGAAAGCTCGAGAATCAGATGAAAAATCTGCCCAAAAACTTATTGGGAACAG TAATGGACAAGAAGAATTATTGCTCAACATGCATTATTTTGACCCAAAAGACGCTGTGAAGCATCTTAGAATTCAATTGACTTCTTGGAGTGGCCTGCCAT CTTTATCTTGCCTGAAAGTTGTAGTTGGAACCAATGGGGAAGACACCAAAGAAGGGCGGAGGAAACGCCTG ATTACCAAGCTTCTGGAGAAGGAGGGGATTCCATGGACTGAAGAAGGGAATGGCTGGATACTTTCAATCCGAATAGACCAGATTGATCCAAAGAAATTAAGCTTTGCTAATAAATAA